The sequence below is a genomic window from Polyangiaceae bacterium.
CCAGAACGCGTTCCACTTGGCTAGCGAGCTGCCAGTCGGCGCGCTGAGGAGACGTTGGTTGTCGTTTCGCTTTCGAGCGCCGCGCTGAGCGGCGTGGGTCGCGAGACTTGGCGCCCCGCGAGTCGTTGGTGAATTTCAAAATGGTTCGTTCCTGGCCTTGCAGCCTTCGCGCCTTCCGAGCGCGAATTGCCGCAGGGCAATAGGGTGCCAGCAAGCGACCGAAGGTCGCTCGAGGTGAGGGGCGGAGGGCTCAAAGGCGAAGCTCCGCCGAGCCGCGCGATGCGCGCGCAGCGAGAATTCAAGGCTTTTCAGCGCTTGTCGTGGATGGTTTCACGCGTCAGGCAGTGGCGTGGCAGGGTCGAAGAAACCCTTCCAATCACCAACTGGCAGACGCGAGGCGGGAACGACGCGCGCGATCGCGGCTGCTGTGAACGAGCAGCTAGCGCTTCGAGCGCACGTGCACGGATCTCTCGAGTTCGGAGCCCTGGTGGCTCCTACCCTTAAGTTCCTTTACGCCGCAATTCCGAGTGGGAAGCGGCGGAGCAGCGTGTCGTGTGAGCAGCGCATGACGTCCTCCGAGGACGCGGTTCTTAGCATCGAGCGTTGGCTTGTTCAACCGCCACCCGCGATTAGCGCAACAGGATCATCCCGATGATGAAGAGGAACATCAGGGCGACGAACCCCACCAGGACTCCGATGATGATCAGGTTGACCTTCATCGCGTGCCCGTCTTTGCGTGGGGGAGGCAGCGGGGCGCCCGTCTGCATCGAGTGTACGTGCTGCTCGATGCGCTCCTGGAAGAGCTTGCAGACGTTCGGCAAGAAGCTGAACGGATCGGCCAGCGCGAGGATGCTGGCGTTCAACTGGATCTGCGATGCCGCGTCGCCGCTGGCCATCACTCCCGCGTTGATGTCCACCGGATTGGTCCAGCCGAAGCCGCGGCTGAACATCATCGTGTAGCCCTGGGGGTCCTCCCGGATCAGCTTGAAGCCAGGGATCTCGCTGCCGGCGTTGCGAAGCACCATATAGGCTTGGTTCGCGGGGATCGTGAGCTGGATATTCTGGATGTAGCTGGCCACGTGGTGAGTCTGTCCTGGCTTCGGTCCCGCCCGCAAGCGGGCGATACGCCTCCTACGGCGCAGCGGCGCAGAATGTTCCCATCCGCAAAAGCGGTCGCCGTGGGGCCGTTTTCACCTTGGGTGCTTCCTCGGTCGCTGCTAAGCCCCGCCCATGACTCGGGGGTGGTGGGCGCTGGTGGTGCTTGGTTGGTCGCTGGTTGGCTGTGGGGGCTCGGACGCAGCAGGTGGCGTCGGGGGAACCGGCGGTGGACAAGCGGATGCGGGCGCGGACGCGACCCAGAGTGGAGGCACTGGGGGTGGCGGCGATGGCGGCGTTGGCGGCGCTTCCGCGGGGCAAGGCGGTCAGCTGCTCGGTGGCAGCGGAGGCAGCGCGGGTTCGCAAGGTGGTACCGCGTCCGGGGGCAGCGCGGGTTCTGCCGGCGCGAGCAGCGGTGGCATGTCCAGTGGGGGCACGTCGGGAACCGGTGCCGCGGCGGGTGCAGGAGGCGCGGCGGGCCAGGCGGGCGCAGGCGGCACAAGCGCGTCGCCTGAATGTGGGGATGGGGTCAAGAATCAGAGCTGGGAGCAGTGTGACGTCAGCGACTTCGGAAGTGCGAGCTGTGCCTCGCAGCTCGGTTCCAACTACTCGGGCAGCCTGAGTTGCACCTCCAACTGCCAGATCTCGACGTCCAGCTGTCAGTGTAACCCCGACTGCAGTGGCGGCCGCAACTGCGGGAGCAATGGCTGCGGTGGCGTGTGTGGTACCTGCTCCGGTAATTCCACCTGCAGCAGCGGGCACTGCACCTGCACACCCAGTTGCGCGGGGAAACAATGCGGGGACAACGGCTGCGGCGGTGACTGCGGACCGTGTACTGGCGGGACGACCTGTGAGAACTTCCAGTGCAAGCTCCCAGGAGGTTGCAGTCCGGCGACGACTTGTCCAACTCAAGTGCCCAAGTCGTCTGATGCGCAGTATTGCCTGGGTTACGACACCTACACGCAATGCGTGTATTGCCCAGCGAACTGCGGGTCGCCTCACTATGGCTACAGCTGTACCTCGAGTGGCGGGCCGCCCGGCGTGAACGGTTGCGTGTACGCGAATGGTGTCTGGTGTTGCCCCACGGCAGCGTGCATGCGGGCAACACCGTGGGACTCGACCTGTGCAGGCGCTGGGCTACCCCCCGTGTCTTACACCTGTCACCCCGAAGCATCGGTGCCCGCGGGCTGTGTGCAGCGCACGGGTCAGTACTACTGCTGTCCGAGCTAGGCTTTGGTCGCGTGGGGTGACTTTGCCGGCTTTGCCTTGGTTGGCTGAGGCTTGGCCTTCGTAGGCTTGGCTTTGGCGGGCTTGGCCTTAGCAGGCTTTGCCTTGGTTGGTCTTGCGTCATGCTTCGCGGTCTTGGGGGGAAGCGCGCCTGTGAAGTCAGAGCCCAGCTTGATCCACTTGAGCAAGCTCGGGGCGGTGCGAAAGCCTGCAGGGTCCACGTACACCATGCCTTTCATCGGCTTGCCGGTGAAATCCATCGGTCGAGCGTGAGGTAGGCTCACTGCCTTGTCGTAGCCTTCTGCGCCGACGCGCAGCATCAGCGTGTCGCGCACGATACCGCAGCACATGTGCCCGTTCAGCGTGAAGCACAAACCGCCGAACATCTTGCGTTCAGCGATCCTCGGATCACCTTCAAATACCGCGCGGATACGCGTCGCGAGCTTCTCGTCGTAGGCCATAGCGGTTTGTCTGTCGTTTCTTCAGAGGAGGAACTGCTTCAAGTGTCCTTGAGGTCGTGGCGCTGGAGCAGACGGTGCAGATACATGCGATCCAGCTGTGCCTTGCGCGCGGCCTTGCTCACGTTGCCTTCCGCCCAGGCCATGAGCTCCTTGAGGTAGGCCTTCTCGAATTCAGCGGTGAGCTGCTCTTTGCCCGCCTTGAACGGCACTTCGATGTTGGCTAGCGCCCCTTGGACCAGCTGATGCGCGGTCATGTCCGGCGGCAGCGTCGACTGACGCCGCTGGCTGGCGGGTCCCGCGACGTCCATCACGATGGCCCGCTCGACGTAGTTGCGGAGCTCGCGCACGTTGCCAGGCCAGTCGTGCCTGGACATCTCCGCGCGCACGCTGTCGGTGAACAGGTGCTCGGCCTCCTGAGCATTCAGCGACTGCAAGAGGGCGCGGATCAGGATGTCTAGGTCCTCGATTCGCTTGCGTAGCGGTGGGATACGGATCGCGACGACAGAGAGCCTGAAGTAGAGATCTTCACGGAAACGTCCACGGTTGACCTCACGCTCGAGGTTACGGTTGGTCGCTGCGATCACCCGTACGTTGATGCGCCGGGCTTGGTTCTCACCCACCCGACGGATCTCCTTCGCCTCGAGGGCGCGTAGCAACTTCGGCTGCATATCGAGGGGCATCTCGCCGATCTCATCCAGGAAGATGGTGCCACCAGTCGCGCCTTCGAAGGCGCCGACGCGTTGTCGGTCCGCCCCAGTGAACGCGCCTTTCGCGTGACCAAAGAGCTCGCTCTCGATCACGCTCGGCGAGATCGAGCTGCAATCGACGACAAGGAAGGGAGCGTGGGCGCGTGGACCTCGATGATAGAGTTCGGTGGCGGCGAGTTCCTTTCCGGTGCCGCTCTCGCCTTCGAGCAACACGGTGGCGTCGCTGTTCGCTGCGCGTTCGAGCATGCCGAACACCTGGCGCATGGCTGCGGACTCACCGTAGAGGTCGCCAAAGCTCGGTGTCTCTGGGATCTGCTCGACGCCGCTGTCGGCGGACTCGCGGACGCGTACGATGGAGTCTCCAAGGTGCAGCTCACACCCAGTGCGCGGCAGGTCCACTTCGCGAATGCGCAGGCCGGAGACATAGGTGCCGTTGAGCGAGCCGGTATCGCTCATGGACCAAGCAGACTCGCTACGCGCGAAGGAGCAGTGAAAGCGTGAGACGGCGTGATCGACCAGCACCAGTTCGTTCGAGAGGTGTGAGCCGACGCGGATGCGTTCGCCTTCGAGGGTCACACGCCGGTCGCTGGGGTTGCCCGCTTCGCGCACGACGTGGAACTCGAGGCGCGGCACGGCGACCGCGGTCGCCATCCGGCGCACGGTGGGGAGGTGGAAGCCGCCGATGTTGGTCGGGCGATCGAAGTCGCTCACCGCCTGAGTGTAGGGCAGCTGCCCCCAGACCTGATGCCTGAAGGCAGCAATCGAGCCTTTCAGGCAGCAGACAGCGGGCAGCACCTACATGGTAGGCAAATCTGAACTCGCGCAATTTCAGCCATTTAGGGCTGTCTCCGGGCTGGTACGCGACTTGTATTAGTCCTGGGCATGAACAACATCCTGTCGGCTCTGGTGATGAGTGTGGTGCTGCTTGGAGGCAGCGAACAGGCTCAGCCGAGCGAACTCCCCCAACAGGACACCACCCCCGTCGCCCCTACTCCCACGGTGCTACCGCCCGTCTCCGTGGAGGCCGCGCCGGCTCTGCCCTGGCTCAATCAATCCAGCGAGCCCGGTGTGCTCGCGAATGCCAACGAGGCGCGTGAGGGGCGCAAGCAGTACCTGCTCCCCCAAGACTGCAGCGAGCGTTCCGCGGTGGACGTCGTGATCCACTTTCACGGCAGCCCCAAGACGATGACGAAGGCGTTCAAGAACTCGCACCTCGACGCGGTCGCGGTGATCGTGAACCTCGGAGCCCTCAGCGGCCCCTACGAGCACTACTTCGAGCAGAAGGGCGCCTTCGTGAATTTCCTCGCGGGAATTGATAAGGACCTGGCCAAGCACTGCCCCGGGGCGAAGCGTCGTCGCCTGGCCATCTCTTCCTGGAGTGGTGGCTACGGCGCCGCCTACCGAATCCTGGTGGAGGAGGGCAACAGCGATCTGATCGATGCCATCCTGCTCTCCGACGGGCTGCACTCTGCGATGGCCAACAAGTTCACTCGCGAGATCAAGCCGGACGGCCTCGCGCCCTTCGAGCGCTTCGCCGAGCGCGCCGCCAAGGGTGAGAAGATGCTTGCGATCGCCCACTCCAGCATCGTCCCGCCGGGGTACTCGAGCACCACCGAGACCGCGACCTATCTCTTGGAGTCCCAGGGTGGCGAGCGCACCGCGCTGGACGCGCAAGGTCCTCGTGAGTCGATGCACCTGATCTCCAAGGGCTCCGTTGGCAGCCTGAGTGTGCTGGGCTTCGCGGGTGGTGACACCCACGCCCACTGCGACCACCTCTACGCGATCAACGACACGCTGTTCACCCAGCTGGAGCGTCGCTGGGCCAACTGAGTCTCGGCGCGCTAGCACCCCTAAGCCCCGCGTGAGGATCCCCCTCCTCGCGCGGGGCTTTTTCGTTGGCGTTCAGGCTGGAGAGCCGAGCACCAGCGACATTGGGCCGGCGGTGGCTTCGATCGCATCCAAGCGGAAGTTCGCGCCGCGCAGCAGCGCCGCGTATTCATCCTCCGTGCGCTCTCTGCCGCCGCCGTGGACGACCATTTCCAGGTCGAGCAGCTTGGCGAAGTGAGGCTTTCCGGGGCCGGGTACCACCGTTTCGCACAGCATCAGCCGCGCTTGCTTGGTACCCATTGCCTTGCGGATGCACTTGAGGATCTGCGTCGCTTGCTCGTCTTGCCAGTCGTGAATCACCGACTTCGAGACGTACAGATCTGCGCCTGCGGGAACGGCTTCGAAGAAGGAACCGCCCACTGCTTCAACGCGGCTCCTCACCCCCAAACCCTCCAGCAGCTCTGGAGCGCCTGCGACGACTTGCGGCAAATCGAGGAGCGTGCCTCGAGCCTTTGGCGCTGACTTCAACAGTGCCCCAAGCAGCCTGCCATGGCCGCCCCCAACGTCGGTGATGTGCTGGTACTGAGTGAAGTCATGAGCCGCGACCACGGCCTCGCACGCGACGTTGCTCACGGCGGTCATCGCACGATTGAAGGATTCCATCACCTCGGGGTTGC
It includes:
- a CDS encoding hydroxyneurosporene methyltransferase translates to MSPMPPPQLVALSERARSGLSTLKRKMVPPGIALLDFIGDLWGFHIAFALAELSVCDAIRDAGPEPAAADQIAEQLSVNSDMLYRTLRAASQLGLVTEHSNKRFSLTSLGQAMCKSPEASFVDFIIFMGRHGTQNWPLLADCIRTGKTAVELRHGKQPFDWLTGNPEVMESFNRAMTAVSNVACEAVVAAHDFTQYQHITDVGGGHGRLLGALLKSAPKARGTLLDLPQVVAGAPELLEGLGVRSRVEAVGGSFFEAVPAGADLYVSKSVIHDWQDEQATQILKCIRKAMGTKQARLMLCETVVPGPGKPHFAKLLDLEMVVHGGGRERTEDEYAALLRGANFRLDAIEATAGPMSLVLGSPA
- a CDS encoding TfoX/Sxy family protein; amino-acid sequence: MAYDEKLATRIRAVFEGDPRIAERKMFGGLCFTLNGHMCCGIVRDTLMLRVGAEGYDKAVSLPHARPMDFTGKPMKGMVYVDPAGFRTAPSLLKWIKLGSDFTGALPPKTAKHDARPTKAKPAKAKPAKAKPTKAKPQPTKAKPAKSPHATKA
- a CDS encoding sigma 54-dependent Fis family transcriptional regulator, with protein sequence MSDFDRPTNIGGFHLPTVRRMATAVAVPRLEFHVVREAGNPSDRRVTLEGERIRVGSHLSNELVLVDHAVSRFHCSFARSESAWSMSDTGSLNGTYVSGLRIREVDLPRTGCELHLGDSIVRVRESADSGVEQIPETPSFGDLYGESAAMRQVFGMLERAANSDATVLLEGESGTGKELAATELYHRGPRAHAPFLVVDCSSISPSVIESELFGHAKGAFTGADRQRVGAFEGATGGTIFLDEIGEMPLDMQPKLLRALEAKEIRRVGENQARRINVRVIAATNRNLEREVNRGRFREDLYFRLSVVAIRIPPLRKRIEDLDILIRALLQSLNAQEAEHLFTDSVRAEMSRHDWPGNVRELRNYVERAIVMDVAGPASQRRQSTLPPDMTAHQLVQGALANIEVPFKAGKEQLTAEFEKAYLKELMAWAEGNVSKAARKAQLDRMYLHRLLQRHDLKDT